One window of the Thermomicrobiales bacterium genome contains the following:
- a CDS encoding tetratricopeptide repeat protein has protein sequence MPDDHSRAGCETLAEILSRHVGGRKQIDVARNAGLPRATLNRWLRSASDAPYHREGLLRLLAALQLSRAQASRALRAAGLPTIDALAADPELSALVARWRVRAPNNLPADLTSFIGREDEVTNLAEQLSDPAVRLVALTGAGGSGKTRLSLRVARELFDVFTDGVTFVALANVRDPGQVLPAIGAALGLAETAGASPAVRVTAWLAPRHTLLVLDNLEQVIDCGPALAALLRSAPRLTILATSRVPLAISGEHRWPVRPFTVPSPDLPFEKLASSPAVELFTQRARAADPAFTLTAATASDVAALCARLDGLPLAIELVAARIGDFSLPDLVATVPDPLDLASDGPRDVALRHRALRETIAWSERLLPITAQQLFASLGVLHGFDESLAAGVGKGPSVAAEAIPELLATLADASLIERVGDDSAPHYRMLATIREYALERLDALGEHEAAAARHASAMLALAEDAPPYVPKATRAGWFQHIDRERANIDAALDWAQSTGDSLLLARLASALWPYWLEYPLGRIGYHWVTTALEHADDLPARVRAELLTGASHFELTFNSHDLAYAHATEALALWQKINDPVGQAHIFATLGWARATTDGPREAFTMFQRQLEQWQAADNELGIAAGLNDIAMLLIAIGEFDTALPYLRQQREIAQRTGDPLSQSHALHNIGLHALLRGDIPTALRELGEAVTTLEALRPTFLTTTSKLYLATAQCLAGQLDTAEAGYRELLKLHERTGDHWQQSLAILGHAAVAHRRGQAERAAWLCGVATTLQHASGLSPMPAVQAFYERETQLVVDQIGPDAFAAAFFRGAAVPASEALAAVRITAGRESAEFHSR, from the coding sequence ATGCCAGATGACCACTCGCGCGCCGGATGTGAAACGCTCGCCGAAATACTTTCGCGTCATGTCGGTGGCCGAAAGCAGATCGACGTTGCGCGCAACGCTGGCCTTCCGCGAGCAACCCTCAACCGCTGGCTCCGAAGTGCGTCGGATGCGCCCTATCACCGCGAAGGGTTACTGCGGCTGCTAGCAGCCCTCCAGCTGAGCCGCGCGCAGGCGAGCCGGGCGCTCCGCGCGGCCGGCCTGCCCACCATCGACGCGCTGGCAGCCGACCCCGAGCTCAGCGCGCTCGTCGCCCGCTGGCGGGTCCGCGCGCCAAACAATCTGCCGGCCGACCTGACCTCCTTCATCGGTCGCGAAGACGAGGTCACCAACCTGGCCGAGCAGCTTTCCGACCCGGCTGTGCGCCTCGTCGCACTCACTGGCGCGGGCGGCAGCGGCAAGACCCGGCTATCGCTCCGCGTCGCTCGCGAGCTGTTCGACGTCTTCACCGACGGCGTGACGTTCGTCGCGCTTGCCAATGTGCGCGACCCAGGGCAGGTCTTGCCGGCCATCGGCGCGGCGCTGGGTCTGGCGGAGACAGCCGGGGCATCGCCGGCCGTGCGTGTTACAGCATGGCTAGCGCCCCGACACACTCTGCTCGTGCTTGACAACCTCGAGCAAGTCATCGACTGCGGACCGGCGCTCGCCGCGCTCCTGCGCTCCGCGCCCCGCCTCACGATCCTGGCGACGAGCCGTGTGCCGCTTGCAATCTCCGGCGAGCACCGCTGGCCGGTCCGGCCATTTACCGTCCCATCGCCCGATCTCCCGTTCGAGAAGCTGGCCAGCAGCCCAGCGGTCGAGCTCTTCACCCAGCGAGCCCGCGCCGCGGACCCAGCCTTCACGTTGACGGCCGCGACTGCTTCGGACGTGGCCGCGCTGTGCGCCCGACTCGACGGTCTACCGCTGGCGATCGAGCTCGTCGCCGCGAGGATCGGCGATTTCAGCCTGCCCGACCTCGTCGCCACCGTGCCAGACCCGCTCGATCTCGCCAGCGACGGGCCCCGCGATGTCGCCCTCCGTCACCGGGCGTTGCGTGAGACGATCGCCTGGAGCGAGCGACTTCTCCCAATCACCGCCCAGCAGCTATTTGCCAGCCTCGGCGTGCTCCACGGCTTCGACGAGTCGCTGGCAGCTGGTGTTGGCAAAGGGCCATCCGTTGCAGCCGAGGCGATCCCCGAACTGCTCGCGACGCTGGCAGACGCGAGCCTGATCGAACGTGTGGGCGACGACAGTGCCCCCCACTACCGGATGCTGGCGACAATCCGCGAATACGCGCTGGAGCGCCTCGACGCCCTCGGCGAGCACGAGGCGGCCGCCGCCCGCCACGCCAGCGCGATGCTGGCGCTGGCTGAGGACGCGCCGCCGTATGTGCCGAAAGCGACGCGCGCTGGCTGGTTCCAGCACATAGACCGCGAGCGCGCAAACATCGATGCCGCGCTCGACTGGGCGCAGTCCACCGGCGACAGCCTGTTGCTGGCCCGCCTCGCCAGCGCACTCTGGCCCTACTGGCTGGAGTACCCGCTCGGGCGCATTGGCTATCACTGGGTCACCACCGCGCTGGAACACGCAGACGACCTGCCGGCCCGGGTCCGCGCGGAATTGCTCACCGGCGCATCCCACTTCGAGTTGACTTTCAATAGCCACGACCTCGCGTATGCCCACGCAACCGAGGCGCTGGCACTCTGGCAGAAAATCAACGACCCAGTCGGCCAGGCGCACATATTCGCGACACTCGGCTGGGCCAGGGCCACCACCGATGGTCCGCGCGAGGCGTTCACCATGTTCCAGCGGCAGCTGGAACAATGGCAGGCGGCCGACAACGAGCTGGGGATCGCAGCCGGGCTGAACGATATCGCCATGCTCCTCATCGCGATCGGCGAATTCGACACCGCGTTGCCCTATCTCCGACAGCAGCGTGAGATTGCCCAACGGACGGGCGACCCGCTCTCCCAGTCACATGCGCTCCACAACATCGGGCTCCACGCCCTGCTGCGTGGCGATATCCCGACCGCACTCAGAGAGCTTGGCGAGGCAGTCACTACGCTCGAAGCCTTGCGCCCGACCTTCCTGACCACCACCTCAAAGCTGTATCTCGCCACCGCGCAGTGTCTCGCCGGGCAACTCGACACCGCCGAGGCCGGCTATCGTGAGCTCCTGAAACTGCACGAGCGTACCGGCGACCACTGGCAGCAATCGCTCGCCATCCTCGGCCACGCCGCCGTCGCGCACCGCCGTGGCCAGGCCGAACGCGCCGCCTGGCTCTGCGGCGTCGCCACCACCCTGCAACACGCCAGCGGCCTCAGCCCAATGCCGGCCGTCCAGGCCTTCTACGAACGCGAAACCCAGCTCGTCGTCGACCAGATCGGCCCCGACGCCTTCGCCGCCGCCTTCTTCCGCGGCGCGGCAGTGCCGGCGAGCGAGGCGCTGGCGGCGGTGCGGATTACCGCTGGAAGAGAATCAGCCGAATTCCACTCTCGTTAG
- a CDS encoding M20 family metallopeptidase, which yields MSEAVPQIDRDRLVELVTDLVSIPSVSGNELAVMQHVAGIFEGAGIDYVVTARDQDRPNVVAWIGDGNGPTIAMNGHLDTVPVSDPDRWRTDPLTGVLSEDGKKIYGRGSSDMKGAVGVMIYTMLALKDAPLHGTLQAHIVCDEERGADYGTIHVLDEIEAGRIPRPDYVLIGEGSQLKVRNAERGICGFRVRFIGKASHTAAARVSGINAIALAAKGILALEGDIDREHPAVGKPVISVNKIEGGIVSNVVPGECTITVDRRTIPGETEESVMSEVRAKLDAVKAEDPNFNYEILPSKEDAYTPANITEDTSPIVKAVQESVREVLGREPEYFATWAGATDGRLYRFAGIDTVGFGPSGEAAHGANEAVFVDDLVTQAQVYETTIRRLLS from the coding sequence ATGTCCGAGGCAGTCCCGCAGATCGACCGCGACCGGCTGGTGGAGTTGGTGACCGACCTCGTCAGTATCCCGAGCGTCTCGGGCAACGAGCTGGCGGTTATGCAGCACGTGGCCGGCATCTTCGAGGGGGCGGGCATCGACTACGTCGTCACCGCCCGCGACCAGGACCGGCCGAACGTCGTCGCCTGGATCGGCGATGGCAACGGGCCGACGATCGCGATGAACGGCCACCTCGATACGGTGCCGGTCTCCGATCCCGACCGCTGGCGGACCGACCCGCTGACGGGCGTGCTGTCGGAGGACGGCAAGAAGATCTACGGTCGCGGCTCGTCCGACATGAAGGGCGCCGTCGGCGTGATGATCTACACGATGCTGGCGCTCAAGGATGCGCCGCTGCATGGCACGCTGCAGGCGCATATCGTCTGCGACGAGGAGCGCGGCGCGGACTACGGCACGATCCACGTGCTCGACGAGATCGAGGCCGGCCGCATCCCCCGGCCCGACTATGTGCTGATCGGCGAGGGGAGCCAGCTGAAGGTGCGCAATGCCGAGCGCGGCATCTGCGGGTTCCGCGTGCGCTTCATCGGCAAGGCGTCGCACACCGCCGCCGCGCGGGTCAGCGGGATCAACGCGATCGCGCTGGCAGCCAAGGGCATCCTGGCGCTGGAGGGCGACATCGACCGCGAGCACCCGGCCGTCGGCAAGCCAGTGATCAGCGTCAACAAGATCGAGGGCGGGATCGTCTCGAACGTCGTGCCGGGCGAGTGCACCATCACCGTCGACCGGCGCACGATCCCCGGCGAGACCGAGGAGAGCGTCATGTCCGAGGTGCGCGCCAAGCTCGACGCGGTCAAAGCCGAGGACCCGAACTTCAACTACGAGATCCTGCCGTCGAAGGAGGACGCCTACACGCCGGCCAACATCACCGAGGACACGTCGCCGATCGTCAAGGCCGTGCAGGAGAGTGTCCGCGAGGTCCTGGGTCGCGAGCCGGAGTACTTCGCCACCTGGGCCGGCGCGACCGATGGGCGGCTCTATCGCTTTGCCGGCATCGACACCGTTGGCTTCGGCCCCTCCGGCGAGGCCGCCCACGGCGCGAACGAGGCGGTCTTCGTGGATGACCTCGTCACGCAGGCGCAGGTGTATGAGACGACGATCCGCCGCCTCCTGAGTTGA
- a CDS encoding class I SAM-dependent methyltransferase, whose amino-acid sequence MNPLLRRRNRYYLRANPPDLPVPPAALLMRVAGSPNVRWFLEGGRLALTSITDALDRQGVAAGNLDTVLDFGCGCGRVVRHWPGVSGATMSGVDYNPELIGWCRKNLPFGAFQVNQLAPPLAFGDASFDLVYALSVFTHLPEALQNAWLDELARVLRPGGHLLLTLHGEHYRPELTDAERAVFDADDLVVRHAIVAGTNRCTTFHPPAYVQQQMQRGLTLVEHLPEGAAGNPFQDLVLFHKDYVRL is encoded by the coding sequence GTGAATCCGTTACTCCGGAGGCGGAATCGCTATTATCTTCGCGCCAATCCACCCGACTTGCCCGTCCCGCCGGCGGCGCTGCTGATGCGAGTCGCAGGGTCGCCGAATGTTCGCTGGTTCCTGGAAGGGGGGCGGCTCGCGCTCACGAGCATCACCGACGCGCTCGACCGTCAGGGGGTTGCGGCCGGCAACCTCGACACAGTGCTCGACTTTGGCTGTGGTTGCGGGCGGGTGGTTCGTCACTGGCCGGGAGTCAGCGGCGCGACCATGTCGGGCGTCGACTACAATCCGGAGCTGATCGGCTGGTGCCGGAAGAATCTCCCGTTCGGCGCGTTTCAAGTCAATCAGCTCGCGCCGCCGCTGGCATTCGGCGATGCGTCCTTCGATCTGGTCTACGCGCTCTCGGTGTTCACGCACCTGCCCGAGGCGCTACAGAATGCCTGGCTCGACGAGCTTGCTCGCGTCCTGCGACCCGGCGGCCATCTGTTGCTGACGCTGCACGGCGAGCACTACCGGCCGGAGCTGACTGACGCCGAACGGGCAGTATTCGACGCTGACGATCTCGTGGTCCGTCACGCAATCGTCGCAGGCACGAACCGCTGCACGACATTCCACCCGCCCGCCTACGTCCAGCAACAGATGCAACGCGGCCTGACGCTGGTCGAGCACCTCCCCGAGGGCGCGGCTGGCAATCCGTTCCAGGATCTCGTGCTGTTTCACAAAGACTATGTTCGGTTGTGA
- a CDS encoding ATPase domain-containing protein, translating into MTERDKAIDLAMTTIERQFGKGSIMKMNDSAGRMHIEAIPTGSIALDLALGIGGIPRGRITEIYGPESSGKTTLAQHIIAEAQKMGGVAAYIDAEHALRSALRRALRCRCWTIC; encoded by the coding sequence GTGACGGAACGCGACAAGGCAATCGACCTGGCGATGACGACGATCGAGCGGCAGTTCGGCAAGGGCTCGATCATGAAGATGAACGACTCCGCCGGCCGAATGCACATCGAGGCCATCCCGACTGGCTCGATCGCGCTCGACCTTGCGCTGGGGATCGGCGGCATCCCGCGCGGCCGGATCACCGAGATCTACGGGCCGGAATCGAGCGGCAAGACGACCCTCGCCCAGCACATCATCGCCGAGGCCCAGAAGATGGGTGGCGTGGCGGCCTACATCGACGCCGAGCACGCGCTTCGATCCGCTCTACGCCGAGCGTTGCGGTGTCGATGCTGGACGATCTGCTGA